The Microbacterium schleiferi genome contains the following window.
GTCGGGGCAAGAGCCATCCCGACGGCGCCGAGCGCCATGCCGACGGCTGCACCGATCCATCGCATCCACGGTCCGATGGAGGGCGGGAGCGCGACCATCGCCATGGTCGTGACCGCTGACCCGACAGCCATGACCGCATAGAACAGCGCACCCGCATCCGGCACACCCTCCGCGCGCGCGAACGCCGTGAGCCCCGCCTGGCTCGCGCCGAAGAACACTCCCATCGCGAGCATGCCCGCCAGAACGAGAGCCGCCATTGCCGAGCGACCACGTCCGCTATCGGCGGCTCCGACGACGTCGGCATCCGACTTCTCATCCCGGCGCGATACCAGTGCTGCGCTGCGGTGGAGGGCGAACTGCGTCACGAACACGGCGATCAGCGCGGCGGCCGCCAGGAGCGAGATCTGCGGGGAGAACACGACAGCAACGATGCCGACCAGCGCCGGACCGATGATGTAGACGACCTCGTCGACGACACCCTCAAAAGCAAAGGCCGCCGAGACGTCTTCGCGCGACATCGCCAGCCACCGGACTCGCGAGAGAGGCCCGACCTGCGGCAGGGAGAGGCCCGTGACACCGGCGAGCACGACAGCGACCCCGTCGGGCACGTGCCCGATAGCAAGAACGAACGCCACGGCGAATGCGACATTTGTCACGACGCCGATCATGAGCACGCGGCGCTGACCCCATCGATCAGAGAGCGCACCGCCGACGGGCGCCCCGATCGCCTCGCCGAGCGCCGTCGCGGCGGCCGCGATTCCGCCGACGGCGATGGAGCCCGTGGCCGAGGTAGCGAGGGTCAGGATGGCGAGCGGCACCATCGAGACCGGGAGGCGCCCCAACGATGTCGCAATGAGGTAACCCCAGCCCGCGAGAGAGGGCAGAGCACGGTAGGCGGCGAGGGCGGAACGCCCCGACGACGGATCAGTCACTGACGGAGTCACTTTCCGACGCATCCCCCGACCCGGATGGCGTCGCCCGCCCGCTGATGAACTGTTGTGGCACGGACTCTATCAGCGGGCGATGACGCTCAGTGAGCCGCACCAACGGTGACGGGCCGGTCGGAAGCCTCTCCGACCGGCCCGTCTGGTGTTCCGAGAAATTCAGTCCTCGACGACGCGCACCGTGACCTCGATGTTGCCTCGGGTGGCGTTCGAATACGGGCACACCTGGTGGGCGGCGTCTGCGAGCGCCTGCGCCTGCTCGGCCGGCACATCGGGGATGACGACCTCGAGCTCGACAGCAAGGCCGAATCCGCCCTGCCCGTTTGAGCCGATACCGACCCGCGCACCCACACTCGTGTCGTGCAGCTGGACCTTTTCGCGG
Protein-coding sequences here:
- a CDS encoding organic hydroperoxide resistance protein, with the translated sequence MDIVYTAEALATGDGRNGHVATIDGLLDADVRVPKEMGGSGDALNPELLFAAGYAACFHSALLSVARREKVQLHDTSVGARVGIGSNGQGGFGLAVELEVVIPDVPAEQAQALADAAHQVCPYSNATRGNIEVTVRVVED
- a CDS encoding MFS transporter, encoding MTDPSSGRSALAAYRALPSLAGWGYLIATSLGRLPVSMVPLAILTLATSATGSIAVGGIAAAATALGEAIGAPVGGALSDRWGQRRVLMIGVVTNVAFAVAFVLAIGHVPDGVAVVLAGVTGLSLPQVGPLSRVRWLAMSREDVSAAFAFEGVVDEVVYIIGPALVGIVAVVFSPQISLLAAAALIAVFVTQFALHRSAALVSRRDEKSDADVVGAADSGRGRSAMAALVLAGMLAMGVFFGASQAGLTAFARAEGVPDAGALFYAVMAVGSAVTTMAMVALPPSIGPWMRWIGAAVGMALGAVGMALAPTVLILLVFAVFAGAFQGPALLTLYGVAGSIAERGRAGVLMTLTGSGVVVGVGIGTAVGGAGASVGGAAAAFSLVVAASVLLALLGATARLVRRDRR